One window from the genome of Deinococcus sp. NW-56 encodes:
- the recN gene encoding DNA repair protein RecN, giving the protein MTRKARTPQVAPVPAAREASVSPPALPLLRRLEVRHLATIRDLSLELRPGFSAFTGETGAGKSIIVDALGLLLGTRANADLIRTGEESLLVSGFWDEGGDEFSASRRVTTGGRGTARLDGEPVSVRELGEWSGGRLTIHWQHSAVTLLSPARQRALLDRQVPGEAAAYTGAYRAWTEARARLEALRAGERERARQLDLLAFQVREIAEVSPQPGEEEPLTAELTRLSNLETIAQGAAGALELLSEGETTAAGLIAEAVKALNAGAKYDETSAQLQRDLREALDAVQAVVGELRGVAEDSAPDPEELARVEGRLSALGKLRAKYGPTLEDVLAFHAEAEADLNRLTRDEQDAGSLEAEVERLHAQAVREGKALDQARGKVAGPLAARLVAVIRELGMPHARLEFRLSPLAAPGPSGLSDVALYFTANPGEDLGPLADVASGGELSRVMLAISTVLGADTPTVVFDEVDAGIGGAAALAVAGQLAGLAGGRQVLVVTHLAQIAARADHHYKVEKRVEGGRTVSHVRLLTEDERLEEIARMLSGNTSEVALSHARELLSHG; this is encoded by the coding sequence GTGACCCGCAAGGCCCGCACCCCCCAGGTTGCCCCCGTGCCCGCCGCGCGGGAGGCGTCGGTTTCCCCCCCTGCCCTGCCGCTGCTCCGCCGCCTGGAGGTGCGGCACCTCGCCACCATCCGCGACCTCTCGCTGGAGCTGCGCCCCGGCTTTTCGGCCTTTACCGGCGAGACGGGCGCGGGCAAGAGCATTATCGTGGACGCGCTGGGGCTGCTGCTGGGCACCCGCGCGAATGCGGACCTGATTCGCACGGGCGAGGAGAGCCTGCTGGTGTCGGGGTTCTGGGACGAGGGCGGCGACGAGTTCAGCGCCAGCCGCCGGGTGACCACCGGGGGGCGCGGCACCGCCCGGCTGGACGGCGAACCGGTCAGCGTGCGCGAGCTGGGGGAATGGTCGGGAGGGCGGCTCACGATTCACTGGCAGCACAGCGCGGTGACGCTGCTCAGCCCGGCGCGGCAGCGGGCGCTGCTCGACCGCCAGGTGCCCGGCGAGGCGGCGGCCTACACGGGGGCGTACCGCGCCTGGACCGAGGCCCGCGCCCGATTGGAGGCGCTGCGGGCGGGCGAGCGCGAGCGGGCGCGGCAGCTCGACCTGCTGGCCTTTCAGGTGCGCGAGATCGCGGAGGTGTCGCCCCAACCCGGCGAGGAGGAGCCGCTGACCGCCGAACTCACCCGGCTGTCGAACCTCGAGACCATCGCGCAGGGAGCGGCGGGAGCGCTGGAACTGCTCTCGGAGGGCGAGACGACGGCTGCCGGGCTGATCGCCGAAGCGGTCAAGGCGCTGAACGCGGGCGCGAAGTACGACGAGACGAGTGCCCAGCTTCAGCGTGACCTGCGCGAGGCGCTCGACGCCGTGCAGGCGGTCGTGGGCGAGCTGCGTGGAGTGGCCGAGGACAGCGCCCCCGACCCCGAGGAACTCGCACGGGTGGAGGGCCGCCTCTCCGCGCTGGGCAAGCTGCGGGCCAAGTACGGCCCCACCCTGGAAGACGTGCTGGCCTTTCACGCCGAGGCGGAGGCTGACCTGAACCGCCTGACCCGCGACGAGCAGGACGCGGGGAGTCTGGAGGCGGAGGTGGAGCGGCTGCACGCGCAGGCCGTCCGCGAGGGCAAAGCGCTAGACCAAGCGCGGGGGAAAGTGGCGGGGCCGCTCGCCGCCCGGCTGGTGGCGGTGATCCGCGAGCTGGGGATGCCGCATGCCCGGCTGGAGTTCCGCCTCTCGCCGCTGGCCGCGCCCGGCCCGTCGGGGCTGAGCGACGTGGCCCTCTATTTCACCGCCAACCCCGGCGAGGACCTCGGCCCGCTCGCGGACGTGGCCTCGGGCGGTGAGCTGTCGCGGGTGATGCTCGCCATCTCCACCGTGCTGGGGGCCGACACGCCCACGGTGGTCTTCGATGAGGTGGACGCCGGGATCGGTGGGGCGGCCGCGCTGGCGGTGGCAGGGCAGCTCGCGGGGCTGGCGGGGGGACGGCAGGTGCTGGTGGTGACCCACCTCGCGCAGATCGCGGCCCGCGCCGACCACCATTACAAGGTGGAAAAACGGGTGGAGGGTGGGCGCACGGTGAGCCACGTCCGCCTCCTCACCGAAGACGAGCGGCTGGAGGAGATCGCCCGGATGCTCAGCGGGAACACCTCGGAAGTTGCCCTCTCGCACGCCCGCGAACTGCTCTCCCACGGCTGA
- a CDS encoding IS982 family transposase, translating to MGRYRLHHSLGRRTVIRQLHRWAKRHFSDHKRFKHQKLSDALLVALLLSRLVFKHPFPSIWWQILREDRSGLPSYTQAYTRGLRLLERLEAIVSPPKWCGEVIIDSMPLPVCRPKRGKRCAFPGARWGFGTQGDVYGYKLHAWVTPEGEIVQYLLKPANLHDTTVSYELNRRWPEFGGPKIIGDKGYCCLGYVFPPKKNSRYDTGWREDRHPKLRKRIETVFSQLVEAQIRSVQTKTLASLRFRVVLAVLAHNLAQP from the coding sequence ATGGGTAGATACCGTCTCCACCACAGTTTAGGTCGGCGGACTGTCATTCGTCAGCTTCACCGCTGGGCCAAACGGCATTTCAGCGACCACAAGCGATTCAAACACCAGAAGCTCAGCGATGCGCTGTTGGTGGCATTGCTGCTCAGCCGTCTCGTCTTCAAGCATCCGTTTCCGTCGATTTGGTGGCAGATACTGAGGGAAGATCGGAGCGGTCTTCCCTCGTACACCCAGGCTTACACCCGTGGCCTCCGTCTCCTGGAGCGCCTCGAAGCCATCGTCAGCCCTCCCAAATGGTGCGGAGAGGTCATCATCGACTCCATGCCACTGCCCGTCTGCCGACCCAAACGAGGGAAACGCTGCGCGTTTCCTGGCGCTCGGTGGGGCTTTGGGACGCAGGGCGACGTGTACGGCTACAAGCTCCACGCCTGGGTGACGCCGGAGGGTGAAATCGTTCAGTACCTGCTGAAACCCGCCAACCTTCACGACACCACGGTCAGCTACGAGCTGAACCGCAGATGGCCGGAGTTCGGCGGGCCAAAGATCATCGGTGATAAGGGCTACTGCTGCCTGGGATACGTGTTCCCACCCAAGAAAAACTCCCGGTACGACACCGGGTGGCGGGAAGACCGCCACCCGAAGTTACGCAAGCGCATTGAAACCGTCTTCTCCCAATTGGTGGAGGCCCAAATCCGCTCCGTTCAGACGAAGACGCTCGCCTCCCTTCGCTTCCGTGTCGTCCTAGCCGTCCTCGCGCACAACCTTGCTCAGCCCTAA
- a CDS encoding protease complex subunit PrcB family protein: protein MKKTMMGAALLGAGLLAGCTMTGPGSLRVHEVSLYGGTQERIVWVYGALEGGRGSVKVNGTALDLRAQISDPLALPGTLSVNGAATYRLPTSTVTAKLTVTRDTLGRFSVPVNEARGTVYFTDGRTWSRLNGASGASLTALPVSGLRGAGELTDAEADVLSRALTGQGPLAVTVLPETEVPDPRLTVEPTPAEYRRTALYIQSGVPTLAAQPGTPTTPPTAGGRVTVTELASGTNAAQTSPAVQVATSQSALNALYRVAYGNQTGAPGVPALRAGETVVGVFLGQRPTGGYGIRVTGASVQGGSLTLTVEIRAPGPGAITTQALTSPWTLVRVPGVFQSVQLVDSSGRPVQLGGASGQTR from the coding sequence ATGAAGAAGACGATGATGGGCGCCGCCCTGCTGGGAGCGGGCCTGCTGGCGGGCTGCACGATGACCGGACCCGGCTCGCTGCGGGTGCACGAGGTGTCGCTGTACGGCGGCACCCAGGAGCGGATCGTGTGGGTGTATGGCGCCCTGGAGGGCGGCCGGGGCAGTGTCAAGGTGAATGGCACGGCCCTTGACCTACGAGCCCAGATCAGCGATCCGCTCGCGCTGCCGGGGACCCTCAGCGTGAATGGGGCGGCGACCTACCGCCTTCCGACCTCGACCGTGACGGCCAAGCTGACCGTCACGCGGGACACGCTGGGGCGCTTCTCAGTCCCCGTCAACGAGGCACGGGGCACGGTGTACTTTACCGATGGACGCACGTGGTCGCGGCTGAATGGGGCGTCCGGGGCCAGCCTCACCGCCCTGCCGGTGAGCGGGCTGCGCGGCGCGGGTGAACTCACCGACGCCGAGGCCGACGTGCTCTCGCGGGCGCTGACCGGACAGGGGCCGCTCGCGGTGACGGTGCTGCCGGAGACCGAGGTGCCCGACCCCCGACTGACGGTGGAACCGACCCCGGCCGAGTACCGCCGCACGGCGCTCTACATCCAGTCTGGCGTGCCGACCCTGGCCGCTCAGCCGGGCACCCCGACAACACCCCCCACCGCCGGAGGCCGCGTGACCGTTACGGAACTTGCCAGCGGCACCAACGCCGCCCAGACCAGCCCCGCCGTCCAGGTCGCCACCTCGCAGAGCGCCCTGAATGCCCTGTACCGGGTCGCCTACGGCAACCAGACCGGCGCCCCCGGCGTTCCGGCGCTCCGAGCTGGGGAAACGGTGGTTGGTGTGTTCCTGGGACAGCGGCCCACCGGGGGCTACGGCATCCGGGTGACCGGGGCCAGCGTGCAGGGCGGCAGCCTGACCCTCACAGTCGAGATTCGGGCACCGGGGCCGGGGGCCATCACCACCCAGGCGCTCACGAGTCCCTGGACCCTGGTTCGGGTGCCGGGCGTGTTCCAGAGCGTGCAGCTTGTGGACAGCTCCGGGCGACCCGTTCAGCTTGGCGGCGCGAGCGGCCAGACGCGCTGA
- the pckA gene encoding phosphoenolpyruvate carboxykinase (ATP): MSLTQPPLLQALGIRNATVHHNPGVDELYAAAIRLGEGVQAATGPLTVRTNKTGRSPKDRFIVEDDLTRDAVWWGGFNVPTTPEVFDRLLAKMTVHAEGRELFVQDVFAGTDPEYRLPVRAVTEMAYHSLFVQNMFVRPTAQEREGFEAQWTILNLPSFKADPAADGVRSDTFILVNFTRQMILVGGTQYAGENKKGIFGVMNFLLPGRGVMPMHCSANVGEGGDVALFFGLSGTGKTTLSADPSRKLIGDDEHGWSDRGIFNFEGGCYAKVINLNAEAEPAIYQTTRTYGTVLENVVLDEGGTPNLDDGSLTENTRSAYPITQIGNIVEEGMAGHPRNVVFLTADAYGVLPPISRLSPEQTMYQFISGFTAKIPGTEQGVTEPQPTFSTCFGAPFMPRHPGEYAKLLAEKVQQHGVRVWLVNTGWSGGQYGVGQRMSIRHTRALINAALNGELDSVAFEREPFFDLEIPTEVPGVPAEVLNPRQAWADQDAYDRTARKLAGMFRENFKRFEDGVDPAVTASMPDHG; this comes from the coding sequence ATGAGCCTGACCCAGCCCCCCCTGCTGCAAGCCCTCGGCATCCGCAATGCCACCGTGCACCACAACCCCGGTGTGGATGAGTTGTACGCCGCCGCTATCCGCCTCGGCGAGGGCGTGCAGGCCGCCACCGGCCCGCTGACCGTCCGCACCAACAAGACTGGCCGCAGCCCGAAAGACCGCTTCATCGTGGAAGACGACCTCACGCGGGACGCCGTGTGGTGGGGCGGCTTCAACGTGCCGACCACCCCGGAGGTCTTCGACCGCCTGCTGGCGAAGATGACCGTGCACGCCGAGGGCCGCGAGCTGTTCGTGCAGGACGTGTTCGCCGGGACCGATCCCGAATACCGCCTGCCCGTGCGGGCCGTGACCGAGATGGCCTACCACTCGCTGTTCGTGCAGAACATGTTCGTGCGGCCTACGGCCCAGGAGCGTGAGGGGTTCGAGGCGCAGTGGACCATCCTGAACCTGCCCTCCTTCAAGGCCGACCCTGCCGCAGACGGCGTGCGCAGCGACACCTTCATCTTGGTGAACTTCACCCGGCAGATGATTCTGGTGGGCGGCACCCAGTACGCGGGCGAGAACAAGAAGGGCATCTTCGGGGTGATGAACTTCCTGCTGCCGGGACGCGGCGTGATGCCGATGCATTGCTCGGCGAATGTGGGCGAGGGGGGCGACGTGGCCCTCTTCTTCGGGCTGAGCGGCACGGGCAAGACCACCCTCTCGGCCGACCCCAGCCGCAAGCTGATCGGGGACGACGAGCATGGCTGGTCGGATAGGGGCATCTTCAACTTCGAGGGCGGCTGCTACGCGAAGGTGATCAACCTGAACGCGGAAGCCGAGCCCGCCATCTACCAGACCACCCGGACCTACGGGACAGTGCTGGAGAACGTGGTGCTGGACGAGGGCGGCACCCCGAACCTCGACGACGGGAGCCTCACTGAGAACACCCGTTCGGCCTACCCCATCACCCAGATCGGGAACATCGTGGAAGAGGGCATGGCCGGGCACCCGCGCAACGTGGTCTTCCTGACCGCCGATGCCTACGGGGTGCTGCCGCCCATCAGCCGCCTGAGCCCCGAGCAGACGATGTACCAGTTCATCAGCGGCTTTACCGCCAAGATTCCCGGCACCGAGCAGGGCGTGACCGAGCCGCAGCCCACCTTCTCGACCTGCTTCGGTGCGCCCTTTATGCCCCGCCACCCCGGCGAGTACGCCAAGCTGCTCGCCGAGAAGGTGCAGCAGCACGGCGTGCGCGTGTGGCTGGTCAACACCGGCTGGAGCGGCGGGCAGTATGGGGTGGGCCAGCGCATGAGCATCCGGCACACCCGCGCCCTGATCAACGCGGCGCTGAACGGCGAGCTGGACAGCGTGGCCTTCGAGCGCGAGCCGTTCTTCGACCTGGAAATTCCCACCGAAGTCCCCGGCGTGCCCGCCGAGGTGCTGAACCCCCGTCAGGCGTGGGCCGACCAGGACGCCTACGACCGCACCGCCCGCAAGCTGGCCGGAATGTTCCGCGAAAACTTCAAGCGGTTCGAGGACGGGGTGGACCCGGCGGTGACGGCGAGCATGCCGGACCACGGGTAA
- a CDS encoding DMT family transporter yields MPPVRLPALPPIPSLLVAMVSIQGGAAFAKSLFPTLGAAGTTGLRVALAAGILGLVFRPRLRELPWAAWRAILPYGAALGLMNLTFYLSLTRLPLGLAVTLEFVGPLVLSLVLSRRVQDLGWVALAALGIVLIAPRGGAGEGLDPMGVALALTAGAFWALYILAGGAVGRRVPGVTGVVAGMTVAAAVTLPFGIVQAGTGLLAPSALLAGLAVAVLSSALPYSLEMAALRALPARVFGVLMSLEPAIAALSGLLFLGERLTLGQWLAMGCVIAASVGITLSGTQKVAVPEPVN; encoded by the coding sequence ATGCCCCCCGTGCGCCTGCCTGCCCTGCCGCCCATCCCCTCGTTGCTTGTCGCCATGGTGAGCATTCAGGGAGGGGCGGCCTTCGCCAAGTCGCTCTTTCCCACACTGGGGGCGGCGGGCACCACTGGGCTGCGCGTCGCACTGGCGGCGGGGATTCTGGGCTTGGTCTTCCGTCCCCGCCTGCGCGAGCTGCCCTGGGCCGCGTGGCGGGCGATCCTGCCCTACGGCGCGGCGCTGGGCCTGATGAACCTCACCTTCTACCTCTCGCTGACGCGGCTGCCGCTGGGCCTGGCCGTCACGCTGGAGTTCGTGGGGCCGCTGGTGCTGTCGCTGGTCCTCTCGCGCCGGGTGCAGGACCTGGGGTGGGTGGCGCTGGCCGCGCTGGGCATCGTTTTGATCGCGCCGCGCGGTGGGGCGGGGGAGGGCCTAGACCCCATGGGCGTGGCGCTGGCGCTGACGGCCGGGGCCTTCTGGGCGCTATATATCCTGGCCGGGGGTGCGGTAGGGCGGCGGGTGCCCGGCGTGACGGGGGTGGTCGCGGGGATGACGGTGGCCGCTGCGGTCACCCTGCCCTTCGGCATTGTGCAGGCGGGCACCGGCTTGCTGGCCCCCAGCGCCCTCCTCGCGGGGCTGGCGGTCGCCGTCCTCTCCAGCGCCCTGCCCTACAGCCTGGAGATGGCGGCCCTCCGCGCCCTTCCCGCCCGCGTCTTCGGCGTGCTGATGAGCCTGGAGCCCGCCATCGCCGCGCTGAGTGGCCTCCTGTTCCTGGGCGAGCGCCTCACGCTGGGGCAGTGGCTGGCGATGGGCTGCGTGATCGCGGCAAGTGTGGGGATCACACTCAGTGGAACGCAGAAGGTGGCCGTGCCGGAGCCGGTGAACTGA
- a CDS encoding glycosyltransferase family 1 protein, with protein MNVLGQVTVLPELPPALARLSDLAYNLYWSWTPHAQALYHDLDPALWERFQHNPVRLLLEIPQTRLDEAAADPAYLARYRAVIADFDAYLGKTDTWASRHAPGMSPVAYFSMEYGFHESLPIYSGGLGVLAGDHCKSASDLGLPFTAVGMLFHQGYFRQMLNRDGWQEEGYDELDLTTLPLRPARTPAGEEARVSVQIAGRDIHVRVWELLIGRIRVLLLDTNVPENSAEDRKLTARLYGGNQELRFQQYVLLGVAGIRALRALEVPAQVYHMNEGHAALLGLERVRELVGAGLDFRTATEAVAASTLFTTHTPVPAGNDAFAYDLVDRYLGGWPELLGTSRDDLYALARHDQHWDGHWVPTFSMTVFALAMSRAANGVSELHGEVSRDMWKFLYPGAEASEVPIGHVTNGAHNLTFTSQPMRDLLSTVLPQDWTERLEDEAMWEAVEQLTDTQLSDVQRDMKREMVAFVRARVREQGLRNGASAADLAATDELLSENALTIGFARRFATYKRATLLFRDRERLARIVNDPERPVQFVFAGKAHPADNPGKAFIQEIYRMSQQPEFRGRVVILENYDMNVARHLVQGVDIWLNNPRRPLEASGTSGMKASFNGSPNFSILDGWWREGYDGTNGWPIGEEREYADLNVQDEADAHSLYQTLEREIVPSYYGDRAGWARTVRRAIRTVSPRFSMQRQVIDYVRQYYVPLSERGAALSAGNAARARQIAEWKAWVHGQWPHTSLSASADLPATARPGQTVEVRAQVNPAGIRPEDLRVEAVLKRGDDVTRFPLERQGDGEYRAAVPLPGSGLYTVGVRMVPVIEGLSNELEAGLIRWA; from the coding sequence ATGAACGTTCTCGGTCAGGTCACCGTCCTTCCGGAGCTGCCGCCCGCCCTCGCCCGGCTCTCCGACCTCGCCTACAACCTCTACTGGTCGTGGACCCCACACGCGCAGGCGCTGTACCACGACCTCGATCCTGCATTGTGGGAGCGCTTCCAGCACAATCCGGTGCGGCTGCTGCTGGAAATTCCTCAGACGCGGCTGGACGAGGCGGCCGCCGACCCCGCCTACCTGGCGCGTTACCGCGCCGTGATCGCGGACTTTGACGCTTATCTCGGCAAGACCGACACCTGGGCCAGCCGCCACGCGCCGGGGATGTCGCCCGTCGCCTACTTCAGCATGGAGTACGGCTTCCACGAGTCGCTGCCCATCTACTCCGGAGGCCTCGGGGTGCTGGCCGGGGACCACTGCAAGAGTGCTTCCGACCTGGGGCTGCCCTTCACGGCAGTGGGGATGCTCTTCCACCAGGGTTACTTCCGGCAGATGCTCAACCGCGACGGCTGGCAGGAGGAAGGCTACGACGAGCTGGACCTGACCACCCTGCCCCTCCGCCCGGCCCGCACCCCGGCAGGCGAGGAGGCCCGCGTGTCCGTGCAGATCGCCGGGCGCGACATCCACGTGCGCGTCTGGGAACTCCTGATCGGGCGCATCCGCGTGCTGCTGCTGGACACCAACGTCCCCGAGAACTCCGCCGAGGACCGCAAGCTTACCGCCCGCCTCTACGGTGGCAACCAGGAGCTGCGCTTCCAGCAGTACGTGCTGCTGGGGGTCGCGGGCATCCGGGCGCTGCGGGCGCTGGAGGTTCCGGCGCAGGTGTACCACATGAACGAGGGCCACGCCGCCCTGCTGGGGCTGGAACGCGTCCGCGAACTCGTCGGCGCCGGGCTGGACTTCCGCACCGCGACCGAGGCGGTCGCCGCCTCCACCCTGTTCACCACCCACACGCCCGTCCCGGCGGGCAACGACGCCTTTGCCTACGACCTCGTGGACCGCTACCTCGGCGGGTGGCCCGAGCTGCTGGGCACCTCGCGCGACGACCTGTACGCGCTGGCCCGCCACGACCAGCACTGGGACGGCCACTGGGTGCCCACCTTCTCCATGACGGTGTTCGCCCTCGCCATGAGCCGCGCGGCCAACGGCGTCTCCGAGCTGCACGGCGAGGTCAGCCGCGACATGTGGAAGTTCCTGTATCCCGGTGCCGAAGCGTCCGAGGTGCCCATCGGCCACGTCACCAACGGGGCGCACAACCTCACCTTCACCTCGCAGCCCATGCGCGACCTGCTCTCGACCGTGCTGCCGCAGGACTGGACCGAGCGCCTGGAGGACGAGGCGATGTGGGAGGCGGTCGAGCAACTCACCGACACGCAACTCAGTGACGTGCAGCGTGACATGAAGCGCGAGATGGTCGCCTTCGTGCGGGCGCGGGTGCGCGAGCAGGGGCTGCGCAACGGGGCTTCGGCCGCCGACCTCGCCGCCACCGACGAGCTGCTCTCGGAAAACGCACTCACCATCGGCTTCGCCCGCCGCTTCGCCACCTACAAGCGGGCCACGCTGCTGTTCCGCGACCGCGAGCGCCTCGCCCGGATCGTGAACGACCCCGAGCGGCCCGTGCAGTTCGTCTTCGCGGGCAAGGCGCACCCCGCCGACAACCCCGGCAAGGCCTTTATCCAGGAGATCTACCGGATGTCGCAGCAGCCCGAGTTCCGGGGCCGTGTAGTGATTCTGGAAAACTACGACATGAACGTCGCCCGCCATCTGGTGCAGGGGGTGGACATCTGGCTGAACAACCCCCGCCGCCCGCTGGAAGCGTCGGGCACCAGCGGCATGAAGGCCAGCTTCAACGGGTCGCCCAACTTCTCCATCCTCGACGGGTGGTGGCGCGAGGGTTACGACGGCACCAACGGCTGGCCCATCGGCGAGGAGCGCGAATACGCCGACCTGAACGTGCAGGACGAGGCCGACGCCCACAGCCTCTACCAGACGCTGGAACGCGAGATCGTCCCGAGCTACTACGGCGACCGGGCGGGCTGGGCGAGGACGGTGCGCCGGGCGATCCGGACCGTCTCCCCACGCTTCTCGATGCAGCGGCAGGTCATCGACTACGTGCGCCAGTACTACGTGCCCCTGAGCGAGCGCGGCGCGGCCCTCTCCGCCGGAAACGCGGCCCGCGCCCGCCAGATCGCGGAATGGAAGGCCTGGGTGCACGGGCAGTGGCCCCACACCAGCCTCAGCGCGAGTGCCGACCTGCCCGCCACCGCCCGCCCCGGCCAGACGGTGGAGGTCCGGGCGCAGGTGAATCCGGCGGGCATCCGCCCCGAGGACCTGCGGGTGGAGGCGGTCCTCAAGCGCGGCGACGACGTGACCCGCTTCCCGCTGGAGCGCCAGGGCGACGGCGAATACCGCGCCGCCGTGCCCCTGCCCGGCAGCGGCCTCTACACCGTGGGCGTGCGGATGGTCCCGGTGATCGAGGGGCTGAGCAACGAGTTGGAGGCGGGGCTGATCCGCTGGGCGTGA
- a CDS encoding DUF1622 domain-containing protein, translated as MTAEAAGFLGPMEDLVRQVTLTLATGVEAVSAVIVGYAVLEAVWHLLARRMGRGQSMEGLRLRLGHWLALVLELLLAADILKTAVAPTWDDIGKLAAIAGIRTALNYFLDREVREEQRVQAERRASGQALPHEGG; from the coding sequence ATGACAGCCGAGGCAGCGGGCTTTCTGGGTCCTATGGAGGACCTCGTGCGGCAGGTCACCCTGACCCTCGCCACCGGGGTGGAGGCGGTCTCGGCCGTCATCGTGGGCTACGCGGTGCTGGAGGCCGTGTGGCACCTCCTGGCCCGGCGCATGGGCCGGGGCCAGAGCATGGAGGGCCTGCGCCTGCGCCTGGGGCACTGGCTCGCGCTGGTCCTCGAATTGCTGCTCGCCGCCGACATTCTCAAGACGGCGGTGGCCCCCACCTGGGACGACATCGGCAAACTGGCTGCCATCGCAGGCATCCGCACGGCCCTGAACTACTTCCTCGACCGTGAGGTGCGCGAGGAACAGCGCGTTCAGGCCGAGCGCAGGGCTTCGGGTCAGGCCCTTCCGCACGAGGGCGGCTGA
- a CDS encoding bifunctional UDP-sugar hydrolase/5'-nucleotidase, with protein sequence MKKNLMLVGAALSLSSCSLILGPSQTDVTVIGVNDFHGNLLPTSFRIPDPADRTKTQTIQAGGVEAIGGVLAEVRKANPNTVFVGVGDMTGASPLISGLLRDEPTIKALTGLGMQVNVLGNHEFDYGLAELQRFQKGGCASNDPTRACKFENTFAGAGFTYIAANVVDEKTGQRVFPAYKLVKVGPARVAFVGAVLEDTPTVVTPSGVAGLRFEDEARAINAVIPQIRAAGADAIVALVHQGGTAGEAFDIVDCKTLSGPIVEIARTLDPAISAVMTGHTHRGYNCRVPGPDGRERVVIQGDALGHLLQRLDLKIDTRANRVLDVRASNVVVNAATAPKDPAMTAIVQKAKAITDPVAAQVVATLGAEQITRTANAAGESALGDVIADAQLAATRAPEKGGAVIAFMNPGGIRADLPVRANPSRTVTYGDVFAVQPFGNTLTVITLTGAQIKAVLEQQFDNPSAGANRILQVSQGFAYTWDASKPKDSKVVSITLNGVALDPAASYRVTINNFLADGGDNFTVFTQGTNRTGGDVDLDAFQNYLKANTVTPGPLNRITRLN encoded by the coding sequence ATGAAGAAGAATCTGATGCTGGTGGGTGCGGCGCTCAGCCTGAGCAGTTGCTCCCTGATCCTGGGTCCCTCGCAGACGGACGTCACCGTCATCGGCGTGAATGACTTTCACGGCAATCTGCTGCCCACTTCCTTCCGCATTCCCGACCCCGCCGACCGCACGAAGACCCAGACCATCCAGGCGGGCGGCGTCGAGGCCATCGGCGGCGTGCTCGCCGAGGTCCGCAAGGCCAATCCCAACACCGTCTTCGTGGGTGTGGGCGACATGACGGGCGCGAGCCCCCTGATCAGCGGGCTGCTGCGCGACGAGCCCACCATCAAGGCGCTGACCGGGCTCGGCATGCAGGTCAACGTGCTGGGCAACCACGAGTTCGACTATGGCCTCGCGGAACTTCAGCGCTTCCAGAAGGGCGGCTGCGCGAGCAACGACCCCACCCGCGCCTGCAAGTTCGAGAACACCTTCGCGGGGGCGGGCTTTACCTACATCGCCGCCAACGTGGTGGACGAGAAGACCGGGCAGCGCGTCTTCCCGGCCTACAAGCTGGTGAAGGTCGGCCCGGCGCGAGTGGCCTTTGTGGGAGCGGTGCTGGAGGACACGCCCACCGTCGTGACCCCCTCGGGTGTGGCGGGGCTGCGCTTCGAGGACGAGGCGCGTGCCATCAACGCGGTGATTCCCCAGATCAGGGCCGCGGGCGCCGACGCCATCGTCGCCCTGGTTCATCAGGGGGGCACGGCGGGCGAGGCGTTCGACATCGTGGACTGCAAGACACTCAGCGGTCCCATCGTGGAGATCGCCCGGACGCTCGATCCCGCCATCAGCGCGGTCATGACCGGGCACACCCACCGGGGTTACAACTGCCGGGTGCCCGGCCCCGACGGTCGGGAGCGCGTCGTGATTCAGGGGGACGCCCTGGGCCACCTGCTCCAGCGCCTCGATCTGAAGATCGACACCCGCGCCAACCGCGTGCTGGACGTGCGGGCGAGCAACGTCGTGGTGAATGCCGCGACTGCCCCCAAGGACCCGGCCATGACCGCCATCGTGCAAAAGGCTAAGGCCATCACCGACCCCGTGGCCGCGCAGGTCGTCGCCACCCTGGGCGCAGAGCAGATCACCCGGACCGCGAATGCGGCGGGCGAGAGCGCCTTAGGCGACGTCATCGCCGACGCGCAACTCGCGGCCACCCGCGCCCCCGAAAAGGGCGGGGCCGTGATCGCTTTCATGAATCCCGGCGGCATCCGCGCCGACCTGCCGGTCAGGGCCAACCCCTCGCGCACCGTGACCTACGGCGACGTGTTCGCGGTGCAGCCCTTCGGCAACACCCTGACTGTGATCACGCTGACGGGCGCTCAGATCAAGGCGGTGCTGGAGCAGCAGTTCGACAACCCCAGCGCCGGGGCCAACCGCATCCTGCAGGTCAGCCAGGGCTTCGCCTACACCTGGGACGCCAGCAAGCCCAAGGACAGCAAGGTCGTGAGCATCACCCTCAACGGCGTGGCCCTCGACCCCGCCGCGAGCTACCGGGTCACCATCAACAACTTCCTGGCCGACGGCGGCGACAACTTCACCGTTTTCACCCAGGGCACCAACCGCACGGGCGGCGACGTGGACCTCGACGCCTTCCAGAACTACCTCAAGGCGAACACGGTCACGCCGGGACCGCTGAACCGCATCACCCGCCTGAACTGA